The following are encoded together in the Marmota flaviventris isolate mMarFla1 chromosome 18, mMarFla1.hap1, whole genome shotgun sequence genome:
- the Fhod1 gene encoding FH1/FH2 domain-containing protein 1 isoform X1 yields MAGGEDRGDGEPVSVVTVRVQYLEDTDPFACANFPEPRRAPTCSLDGALPLGAQIPALHRLLGAPLKLEDCALQVSPSGYYLDSELSLEEQREMLEGFYEEISKGRKPTLILRTQLSVRVNAILEKLYGSSGPELRRSLFSLKQIFQEDKDLVPEFVHSEGLSCLIRVGAAADHNYQSYILRALGQLMLFVDGMLGVVAHSETVQWLYTLCASLSRLVVKTALKLLLVFVEYSENNAPLFIQAVNSVASATGALPWANLVTILEEKNGADPELLVYTVTLINKTLAALPDQDSFYDVTDALEQQGMEALVQRHLGTAGTDVDLRTQLMLYESALRLEDGDLEEAAATAAAGGRRERRKPSSEEGKRSRRSLEGGGCPVRAPEPGSTGSASPIGSASPIGSASPIGSASTTSPAQLTSPASSPVGLTSGLGTLVNLFPAISVAPSAGNSCERSIYKARFLEGVAAAETEKQAALAQGRAETLAGATPDEADGPPGIRELWDSSEPTPVPRPPQSPVPRVLLQAHRSLELEPKEPLVPPSPKAEPIQEFPTRTPKLCIGDLDFSDLGEDEDQDILNVESVEAGKGAPPPPPPLPLHSGGSPPPPPPLPLHSGGPPHPPPPPPSSCPPLPRSAPDGPALPTKRKTVKLFWRELKLAGDHGKSGSRFGPCTTLWASLEPVTVDTARLEHLFESRAKDILPSKKAGEGRRTMTTVLDPKRSNAINIGLTTLPPVHVIKAALLNFDEFAVSKDGIEKLLTMMPTEEERQKIEEAQLANPDIPLGPAENFLMTLASIGGLAARLQLWAFKLDYDSMEREIAEPLFDLKMGMEQLVQNATFHCILATLLAVGNFLNGSQSSGFELSYLEKVSEVKDTVRRQSLLYHLCSLVLQTLPDSSDLYSEIPALTRCAKVDFEQLTENLGQLERRSWAAEENLRSLAKHELAPALRARLTHFLAHCARRVATLRVVHRRVYNRFHAFLLYLGYTAQAAREVRIMQFCHTLREFALEYRTCRERVLQQQQKRATYRERNKTRGRMITETEKFSGVAGETPSNPPVPVAVGSGPGQGDADSHASMKSLLTSRPEDTTHSRRSRGMVQSSSPVMPPAVGPSTAPSEESPGSSLPSDTSDEIMDLLVQSVTKSNPRAATARERKRSRGNRKSLRRTLKSGLGDDLVQALGLSKTPGLEV; encoded by the exons ATGGCAGGCGGGGAAGACCGCGGGGACGGGGAGCCAGTATCAGTGGTGACCGTGAGGGTGCAGTACCTGGAAGACACCGACCCCTTTGCATGTGCCAACTTCCCGGAGCCACGACGGGCCCCTACCTGCAGCCTGGACGGGGCCTTGCCCCTGGGTGCTCAAATACCTGCGCTGCACCGGCTGCTAGGGGCGCCACTCAAG CTGGAGGATTGTGCCCTGCAAGTGTCTCCCTCTGGGTACTACCTGGACTCCGAACTGTCCCTGGAAGAGCAGCGGGAGATGCTGGAGGGCTTCTATGAAGAGATCAG CAAAGGGCGGAAGCCCACTTTGATTCTGCGAACCCAGCTCTCAGTGAGAGTCAACGCTATCTTGG AAAAACTATATGGGTCCAGTGGCCCTGAGCTCCGCCGTTCCCTCTTCTCACTGAAGCAGATCTTCCAG GAAGACAAGGACCTGGTGCCTGAATTTGTGCACTCAGAGGGACTGAGTTGCCTGATTCGTGTGGGTGCTGCTGCCGACCACAACTACCAGAGCTACATCCTTCGAG CACTGGGCCAGCTGATGCTTTTTGTGGACGGGATGCTGGGGGTGGTAGCCCACAGTGAGACAGTGCAATGGCTGTATACACTGTGTGCCAGCCTG TCTCGCTTGGTGGTGAAGACGGCCCTGAAGCTGCTGCTGGTGTTTGTGGAATACTCTGAAAACAACGCACCGCTTTTCATCCAGGCAGTCAACTCTGTGGCCAGCGCCACCG GTGCTCTTCCCTGGGCTAATCTGGTGACTATCCTGGAAGAGAAGAATGGTGCCGATCCTGAGCTGTTGGTGTATACTGTCACCCTCATCAATAAG ACACTGGCTGCGCTCCCAGATCAGGACTCCTTCTACGACGTGACAGATGCACTGGAGCAGCAGGGCATGGAGGCACTGGTACAGCGCCACTTGGGCACTGCGGGCACTGATGTCGACCTGCGCACTCAGCTTATGCTCTATGAG AGCGCCCTACGATTGGAAGATGGAGACTTGGAGGAAGCAGCAGCCACTGCAGCTGCTGGTGGTCGGCGGGAGCGGCGAAAGCCCTCTTCAGAGGAGGGCAAGAGGAGCCGCCGATCTCTGGAAGGGGGAGGCTGTCCTGTGCGCGCCCCAGAACCTGG CTCCACAGGCTCCGCCTCGCCGATAGGCTCCGCCTCGCCGATAGGCTCCGCCTCGCCGATAGGCTCCGCCTCTACCACCAGTCCTGCCCAGCTGACAAGCCCTGCCTCCAGCCCTGTGGGCCTTACCTCTGGGCTTGGTACCTTGGTGAACCTTTTTCCTGCCATTTCCGTGGCGCCCTCAGCCGGCAACTCCTGTGAGAGGAGCATCTACAA AGCCCGGTTCCTGGAAGGTGTGGCAGCAGCAGAAACAGAGAAGCAGGCTGCATTGGCCCAGGGCCGGGCAGAAACACTGGCTGGGGCCACACCAGATGAGGCTGATGGACCCCCAG GCATCCGGGAACTATGGGACTCCTCAGAGCCAACCCCTGTACCCAGACCCCCCCAGAGCCCTGTCCCTCGAGTCCTGCTCCAGGCCCATCGGAGCCTTGAGCTGGAGCCTAAGGAACCACTGGTGCCACCAAGCCCCAAGGCTGAGCCCATCCAGGAGTTCCCAACCCGTACACCAAAGCTCTGCATTGGGGACCTGGACTTCTCAGATCTGGGGGAGGATGAAGACCAGGACATATTAAATGTAGAATCTGTGGAGGCCGGGAAAGGggctccacccccacctcccccacttCCCCTGCACTCTGGAggctccccacctcctccccctccACTTCCCCTGCACTCTGGAGGCCCCCCAcatcctcctcccccacctccatccTCCTGCCCACCACTTCCCCGCTCAGCACCCGATggcccagccctccccaccaAGAGGAAGACTGTAAAACTCTTCTGGCGGGAGCTAAAGCTGGCTGGGGATCACGGGAAGTCTGGAAGCCGCTTTGGGCCCTGCACCACCCTGTGGGCCTCCCTGGAGCCTGTCACAGTGGACACAGCCCGGTTGGAACACTTGTTTGAATCCCGAGCCAAGGATATACTTCCTTCCAAG AAAGCTGGTGAGGGCCGCCGGACAATGACCACAGTGCTGGACCCCAAGCGCAGCAACGCTATCAACATTGGCCTAACTACTTTGCCACCTGTGCATGTCATTAAGGCTGCCCTGCTCAATTTTGATGAGTTTGCTGTCAGCAAGGATGGCATTGAG AAGCTACTGACCATGATGCCCACGGAGGAGGAGAGGCAGAAGATTGAAGAGGCCCAGCTGGCCAACCCTGATATACCCCTGGGCCCAGCTGAGAATTTCCTAATGACTCTTGCCTCTATTGGGGGCCTGGCTGCCCGCCTACAACTTTGGGCCTTCAAGCTGGACTATGACAGCATGGAACGG GAAATCGCAGAGCCATTATTTGACCTGAAAATGGGAATGGAACAGCTGGTGCAGAATGCCACTTTCCACTGCATCCTGGCTACCCTGCTGGCTGTGGGCAACTTCCTCAATGGTTCCCAG AGCAGTGGTTTTGAGCTGAGCTACCTGGAGAAGGTGTCTGAGGTGAAGGACACGGTGCGCCGGCAGTCGCTGCTGTAccatctctgctccctggtgctccAGACCCTACCTGATTCCTCCGATCTCTACTCAGAAATCCCTGCCCTGACCCGCTGTGCCAAG GTGGACTTTGAGCAACTGACTGAGAACCTGGGACAGCTGGAGCGCCGGAGCTGGGCAGCTGAGGAAAACCTGAGGAGCTTGGCTAAACATGAACTGGCTCCAGCCCTGCGTGCTCGTCTCACCCACTTTTTGGCCCACTGTGCCCGCCGTGTTGCCACACTGAGGGTAGTGCACCGCCGTGTTTACAACAG GTTTCATGCCTTCCTGCTCTACCTGGGCTACACTGCACAAGCAGCCCGTGAAGTGCGCATCATGCAATTCTGCCACACGCTGCGGGAATTTGCCCTGGAATATAGGACTTGCCGTGAACGAGtactgcagcagcagcagaagcGAGCCACTTACCGTGAGCGCAACAAGACCCGAGGACGCATGATCACTGAG ACAGAGAAGTTCTCAGGTGTGGCAGGGGAAACCCCCAGCAATCCACCTGTCCCAGTGGCTGTGGGGAGTGGACCAGGACAGGGTGATGCTGACAGTCATGCCAGTATGAAAAGTCTGTTGACCAGCAGGCCGGAGGACACCACACATAGCCGTCGCAGCAGAG GTATGGTCCAGAGCAGCTCCCCAGTCATGCCGCCAGCAGTGGGACCTTCCACTGCACCCTCTGAAGAATCCCCAGGCTCCAGTTTACCCAGTGACACATCAGATGAAATCATGGACTTGCTAGTGCAATCAGTGACCAAGAGCAATCCCCGAGCAGCTACAGCTCGAGAAAGGAAGCGTTCCCGTGGCAACCGTAAATCTT TGAGACGAACACTGAAGAGTGGACTTGGAGATGACCTGGTACAGGCGCTGGGTCTGAGCAAGACTCCTGGCCTGGAAGTGTGA
- the Fhod1 gene encoding FH1/FH2 domain-containing protein 1 isoform X2: protein MLEGFYEEISKGRKPTLILRTQLSVRVNAILEKLYGSSGPELRRSLFSLKQIFQEDKDLVPEFVHSEGLSCLIRVGAAADHNYQSYILRALGQLMLFVDGMLGVVAHSETVQWLYTLCASLSRLVVKTALKLLLVFVEYSENNAPLFIQAVNSVASATGALPWANLVTILEEKNGADPELLVYTVTLINKTLAALPDQDSFYDVTDALEQQGMEALVQRHLGTAGTDVDLRTQLMLYESALRLEDGDLEEAAATAAAGGRRERRKPSSEEGKRSRRSLEGGGCPVRAPEPGSTGSASPIGSASPIGSASPIGSASTTSPAQLTSPASSPVGLTSGLGTLVNLFPAISVAPSAGNSCERSIYKARFLEGVAAAETEKQAALAQGRAETLAGATPDEADGPPGIRELWDSSEPTPVPRPPQSPVPRVLLQAHRSLELEPKEPLVPPSPKAEPIQEFPTRTPKLCIGDLDFSDLGEDEDQDILNVESVEAGKGAPPPPPPLPLHSGGSPPPPPPLPLHSGGPPHPPPPPPSSCPPLPRSAPDGPALPTKRKTVKLFWRELKLAGDHGKSGSRFGPCTTLWASLEPVTVDTARLEHLFESRAKDILPSKKAGEGRRTMTTVLDPKRSNAINIGLTTLPPVHVIKAALLNFDEFAVSKDGIEKLLTMMPTEEERQKIEEAQLANPDIPLGPAENFLMTLASIGGLAARLQLWAFKLDYDSMEREIAEPLFDLKMGMEQLVQNATFHCILATLLAVGNFLNGSQSSGFELSYLEKVSEVKDTVRRQSLLYHLCSLVLQTLPDSSDLYSEIPALTRCAKVDFEQLTENLGQLERRSWAAEENLRSLAKHELAPALRARLTHFLAHCARRVATLRVVHRRVYNRFHAFLLYLGYTAQAAREVRIMQFCHTLREFALEYRTCRERVLQQQQKRATYRERNKTRGRMITETEKFSGVAGETPSNPPVPVAVGSGPGQGDADSHASMKSLLTSRPEDTTHSRRSRGMVQSSSPVMPPAVGPSTAPSEESPGSSLPSDTSDEIMDLLVQSVTKSNPRAATARERKRSRGNRKSLRRTLKSGLGDDLVQALGLSKTPGLEV from the exons ATGCTGGAGGGCTTCTATGAAGAGATCAG CAAAGGGCGGAAGCCCACTTTGATTCTGCGAACCCAGCTCTCAGTGAGAGTCAACGCTATCTTGG AAAAACTATATGGGTCCAGTGGCCCTGAGCTCCGCCGTTCCCTCTTCTCACTGAAGCAGATCTTCCAG GAAGACAAGGACCTGGTGCCTGAATTTGTGCACTCAGAGGGACTGAGTTGCCTGATTCGTGTGGGTGCTGCTGCCGACCACAACTACCAGAGCTACATCCTTCGAG CACTGGGCCAGCTGATGCTTTTTGTGGACGGGATGCTGGGGGTGGTAGCCCACAGTGAGACAGTGCAATGGCTGTATACACTGTGTGCCAGCCTG TCTCGCTTGGTGGTGAAGACGGCCCTGAAGCTGCTGCTGGTGTTTGTGGAATACTCTGAAAACAACGCACCGCTTTTCATCCAGGCAGTCAACTCTGTGGCCAGCGCCACCG GTGCTCTTCCCTGGGCTAATCTGGTGACTATCCTGGAAGAGAAGAATGGTGCCGATCCTGAGCTGTTGGTGTATACTGTCACCCTCATCAATAAG ACACTGGCTGCGCTCCCAGATCAGGACTCCTTCTACGACGTGACAGATGCACTGGAGCAGCAGGGCATGGAGGCACTGGTACAGCGCCACTTGGGCACTGCGGGCACTGATGTCGACCTGCGCACTCAGCTTATGCTCTATGAG AGCGCCCTACGATTGGAAGATGGAGACTTGGAGGAAGCAGCAGCCACTGCAGCTGCTGGTGGTCGGCGGGAGCGGCGAAAGCCCTCTTCAGAGGAGGGCAAGAGGAGCCGCCGATCTCTGGAAGGGGGAGGCTGTCCTGTGCGCGCCCCAGAACCTGG CTCCACAGGCTCCGCCTCGCCGATAGGCTCCGCCTCGCCGATAGGCTCCGCCTCGCCGATAGGCTCCGCCTCTACCACCAGTCCTGCCCAGCTGACAAGCCCTGCCTCCAGCCCTGTGGGCCTTACCTCTGGGCTTGGTACCTTGGTGAACCTTTTTCCTGCCATTTCCGTGGCGCCCTCAGCCGGCAACTCCTGTGAGAGGAGCATCTACAA AGCCCGGTTCCTGGAAGGTGTGGCAGCAGCAGAAACAGAGAAGCAGGCTGCATTGGCCCAGGGCCGGGCAGAAACACTGGCTGGGGCCACACCAGATGAGGCTGATGGACCCCCAG GCATCCGGGAACTATGGGACTCCTCAGAGCCAACCCCTGTACCCAGACCCCCCCAGAGCCCTGTCCCTCGAGTCCTGCTCCAGGCCCATCGGAGCCTTGAGCTGGAGCCTAAGGAACCACTGGTGCCACCAAGCCCCAAGGCTGAGCCCATCCAGGAGTTCCCAACCCGTACACCAAAGCTCTGCATTGGGGACCTGGACTTCTCAGATCTGGGGGAGGATGAAGACCAGGACATATTAAATGTAGAATCTGTGGAGGCCGGGAAAGGggctccacccccacctcccccacttCCCCTGCACTCTGGAggctccccacctcctccccctccACTTCCCCTGCACTCTGGAGGCCCCCCAcatcctcctcccccacctccatccTCCTGCCCACCACTTCCCCGCTCAGCACCCGATggcccagccctccccaccaAGAGGAAGACTGTAAAACTCTTCTGGCGGGAGCTAAAGCTGGCTGGGGATCACGGGAAGTCTGGAAGCCGCTTTGGGCCCTGCACCACCCTGTGGGCCTCCCTGGAGCCTGTCACAGTGGACACAGCCCGGTTGGAACACTTGTTTGAATCCCGAGCCAAGGATATACTTCCTTCCAAG AAAGCTGGTGAGGGCCGCCGGACAATGACCACAGTGCTGGACCCCAAGCGCAGCAACGCTATCAACATTGGCCTAACTACTTTGCCACCTGTGCATGTCATTAAGGCTGCCCTGCTCAATTTTGATGAGTTTGCTGTCAGCAAGGATGGCATTGAG AAGCTACTGACCATGATGCCCACGGAGGAGGAGAGGCAGAAGATTGAAGAGGCCCAGCTGGCCAACCCTGATATACCCCTGGGCCCAGCTGAGAATTTCCTAATGACTCTTGCCTCTATTGGGGGCCTGGCTGCCCGCCTACAACTTTGGGCCTTCAAGCTGGACTATGACAGCATGGAACGG GAAATCGCAGAGCCATTATTTGACCTGAAAATGGGAATGGAACAGCTGGTGCAGAATGCCACTTTCCACTGCATCCTGGCTACCCTGCTGGCTGTGGGCAACTTCCTCAATGGTTCCCAG AGCAGTGGTTTTGAGCTGAGCTACCTGGAGAAGGTGTCTGAGGTGAAGGACACGGTGCGCCGGCAGTCGCTGCTGTAccatctctgctccctggtgctccAGACCCTACCTGATTCCTCCGATCTCTACTCAGAAATCCCTGCCCTGACCCGCTGTGCCAAG GTGGACTTTGAGCAACTGACTGAGAACCTGGGACAGCTGGAGCGCCGGAGCTGGGCAGCTGAGGAAAACCTGAGGAGCTTGGCTAAACATGAACTGGCTCCAGCCCTGCGTGCTCGTCTCACCCACTTTTTGGCCCACTGTGCCCGCCGTGTTGCCACACTGAGGGTAGTGCACCGCCGTGTTTACAACAG GTTTCATGCCTTCCTGCTCTACCTGGGCTACACTGCACAAGCAGCCCGTGAAGTGCGCATCATGCAATTCTGCCACACGCTGCGGGAATTTGCCCTGGAATATAGGACTTGCCGTGAACGAGtactgcagcagcagcagaagcGAGCCACTTACCGTGAGCGCAACAAGACCCGAGGACGCATGATCACTGAG ACAGAGAAGTTCTCAGGTGTGGCAGGGGAAACCCCCAGCAATCCACCTGTCCCAGTGGCTGTGGGGAGTGGACCAGGACAGGGTGATGCTGACAGTCATGCCAGTATGAAAAGTCTGTTGACCAGCAGGCCGGAGGACACCACACATAGCCGTCGCAGCAGAG GTATGGTCCAGAGCAGCTCCCCAGTCATGCCGCCAGCAGTGGGACCTTCCACTGCACCCTCTGAAGAATCCCCAGGCTCCAGTTTACCCAGTGACACATCAGATGAAATCATGGACTTGCTAGTGCAATCAGTGACCAAGAGCAATCCCCGAGCAGCTACAGCTCGAGAAAGGAAGCGTTCCCGTGGCAACCGTAAATCTT TGAGACGAACACTGAAGAGTGGACTTGGAGATGACCTGGTACAGGCGCTGGGTCTGAGCAAGACTCCTGGCCTGGAAGTGTGA
- the Fhod1 gene encoding FH1/FH2 domain-containing protein 1 isoform X3, translating into MKRSEKLYGSSGPELRRSLFSLKQIFQEDKDLVPEFVHSEGLSCLIRVGAAADHNYQSYILRALGQLMLFVDGMLGVVAHSETVQWLYTLCASLSRLVVKTALKLLLVFVEYSENNAPLFIQAVNSVASATGALPWANLVTILEEKNGADPELLVYTVTLINKTLAALPDQDSFYDVTDALEQQGMEALVQRHLGTAGTDVDLRTQLMLYESALRLEDGDLEEAAATAAAGGRRERRKPSSEEGKRSRRSLEGGGCPVRAPEPGSTGSASPIGSASPIGSASPIGSASTTSPAQLTSPASSPVGLTSGLGTLVNLFPAISVAPSAGNSCERSIYKARFLEGVAAAETEKQAALAQGRAETLAGATPDEADGPPGIRELWDSSEPTPVPRPPQSPVPRVLLQAHRSLELEPKEPLVPPSPKAEPIQEFPTRTPKLCIGDLDFSDLGEDEDQDILNVESVEAGKGAPPPPPPLPLHSGGSPPPPPPLPLHSGGPPHPPPPPPSSCPPLPRSAPDGPALPTKRKTVKLFWRELKLAGDHGKSGSRFGPCTTLWASLEPVTVDTARLEHLFESRAKDILPSKKAGEGRRTMTTVLDPKRSNAINIGLTTLPPVHVIKAALLNFDEFAVSKDGIEKLLTMMPTEEERQKIEEAQLANPDIPLGPAENFLMTLASIGGLAARLQLWAFKLDYDSMEREIAEPLFDLKMGMEQLVQNATFHCILATLLAVGNFLNGSQSSGFELSYLEKVSEVKDTVRRQSLLYHLCSLVLQTLPDSSDLYSEIPALTRCAKVDFEQLTENLGQLERRSWAAEENLRSLAKHELAPALRARLTHFLAHCARRVATLRVVHRRVYNRFHAFLLYLGYTAQAAREVRIMQFCHTLREFALEYRTCRERVLQQQQKRATYRERNKTRGRMITETEKFSGVAGETPSNPPVPVAVGSGPGQGDADSHASMKSLLTSRPEDTTHSRRSRGMVQSSSPVMPPAVGPSTAPSEESPGSSLPSDTSDEIMDLLVQSVTKSNPRAATARERKRSRGNRKSLRRTLKSGLGDDLVQALGLSKTPGLEV; encoded by the exons ATGAAGAGATCAG AAAAACTATATGGGTCCAGTGGCCCTGAGCTCCGCCGTTCCCTCTTCTCACTGAAGCAGATCTTCCAG GAAGACAAGGACCTGGTGCCTGAATTTGTGCACTCAGAGGGACTGAGTTGCCTGATTCGTGTGGGTGCTGCTGCCGACCACAACTACCAGAGCTACATCCTTCGAG CACTGGGCCAGCTGATGCTTTTTGTGGACGGGATGCTGGGGGTGGTAGCCCACAGTGAGACAGTGCAATGGCTGTATACACTGTGTGCCAGCCTG TCTCGCTTGGTGGTGAAGACGGCCCTGAAGCTGCTGCTGGTGTTTGTGGAATACTCTGAAAACAACGCACCGCTTTTCATCCAGGCAGTCAACTCTGTGGCCAGCGCCACCG GTGCTCTTCCCTGGGCTAATCTGGTGACTATCCTGGAAGAGAAGAATGGTGCCGATCCTGAGCTGTTGGTGTATACTGTCACCCTCATCAATAAG ACACTGGCTGCGCTCCCAGATCAGGACTCCTTCTACGACGTGACAGATGCACTGGAGCAGCAGGGCATGGAGGCACTGGTACAGCGCCACTTGGGCACTGCGGGCACTGATGTCGACCTGCGCACTCAGCTTATGCTCTATGAG AGCGCCCTACGATTGGAAGATGGAGACTTGGAGGAAGCAGCAGCCACTGCAGCTGCTGGTGGTCGGCGGGAGCGGCGAAAGCCCTCTTCAGAGGAGGGCAAGAGGAGCCGCCGATCTCTGGAAGGGGGAGGCTGTCCTGTGCGCGCCCCAGAACCTGG CTCCACAGGCTCCGCCTCGCCGATAGGCTCCGCCTCGCCGATAGGCTCCGCCTCGCCGATAGGCTCCGCCTCTACCACCAGTCCTGCCCAGCTGACAAGCCCTGCCTCCAGCCCTGTGGGCCTTACCTCTGGGCTTGGTACCTTGGTGAACCTTTTTCCTGCCATTTCCGTGGCGCCCTCAGCCGGCAACTCCTGTGAGAGGAGCATCTACAA AGCCCGGTTCCTGGAAGGTGTGGCAGCAGCAGAAACAGAGAAGCAGGCTGCATTGGCCCAGGGCCGGGCAGAAACACTGGCTGGGGCCACACCAGATGAGGCTGATGGACCCCCAG GCATCCGGGAACTATGGGACTCCTCAGAGCCAACCCCTGTACCCAGACCCCCCCAGAGCCCTGTCCCTCGAGTCCTGCTCCAGGCCCATCGGAGCCTTGAGCTGGAGCCTAAGGAACCACTGGTGCCACCAAGCCCCAAGGCTGAGCCCATCCAGGAGTTCCCAACCCGTACACCAAAGCTCTGCATTGGGGACCTGGACTTCTCAGATCTGGGGGAGGATGAAGACCAGGACATATTAAATGTAGAATCTGTGGAGGCCGGGAAAGGggctccacccccacctcccccacttCCCCTGCACTCTGGAggctccccacctcctccccctccACTTCCCCTGCACTCTGGAGGCCCCCCAcatcctcctcccccacctccatccTCCTGCCCACCACTTCCCCGCTCAGCACCCGATggcccagccctccccaccaAGAGGAAGACTGTAAAACTCTTCTGGCGGGAGCTAAAGCTGGCTGGGGATCACGGGAAGTCTGGAAGCCGCTTTGGGCCCTGCACCACCCTGTGGGCCTCCCTGGAGCCTGTCACAGTGGACACAGCCCGGTTGGAACACTTGTTTGAATCCCGAGCCAAGGATATACTTCCTTCCAAG AAAGCTGGTGAGGGCCGCCGGACAATGACCACAGTGCTGGACCCCAAGCGCAGCAACGCTATCAACATTGGCCTAACTACTTTGCCACCTGTGCATGTCATTAAGGCTGCCCTGCTCAATTTTGATGAGTTTGCTGTCAGCAAGGATGGCATTGAG AAGCTACTGACCATGATGCCCACGGAGGAGGAGAGGCAGAAGATTGAAGAGGCCCAGCTGGCCAACCCTGATATACCCCTGGGCCCAGCTGAGAATTTCCTAATGACTCTTGCCTCTATTGGGGGCCTGGCTGCCCGCCTACAACTTTGGGCCTTCAAGCTGGACTATGACAGCATGGAACGG GAAATCGCAGAGCCATTATTTGACCTGAAAATGGGAATGGAACAGCTGGTGCAGAATGCCACTTTCCACTGCATCCTGGCTACCCTGCTGGCTGTGGGCAACTTCCTCAATGGTTCCCAG AGCAGTGGTTTTGAGCTGAGCTACCTGGAGAAGGTGTCTGAGGTGAAGGACACGGTGCGCCGGCAGTCGCTGCTGTAccatctctgctccctggtgctccAGACCCTACCTGATTCCTCCGATCTCTACTCAGAAATCCCTGCCCTGACCCGCTGTGCCAAG GTGGACTTTGAGCAACTGACTGAGAACCTGGGACAGCTGGAGCGCCGGAGCTGGGCAGCTGAGGAAAACCTGAGGAGCTTGGCTAAACATGAACTGGCTCCAGCCCTGCGTGCTCGTCTCACCCACTTTTTGGCCCACTGTGCCCGCCGTGTTGCCACACTGAGGGTAGTGCACCGCCGTGTTTACAACAG GTTTCATGCCTTCCTGCTCTACCTGGGCTACACTGCACAAGCAGCCCGTGAAGTGCGCATCATGCAATTCTGCCACACGCTGCGGGAATTTGCCCTGGAATATAGGACTTGCCGTGAACGAGtactgcagcagcagcagaagcGAGCCACTTACCGTGAGCGCAACAAGACCCGAGGACGCATGATCACTGAG ACAGAGAAGTTCTCAGGTGTGGCAGGGGAAACCCCCAGCAATCCACCTGTCCCAGTGGCTGTGGGGAGTGGACCAGGACAGGGTGATGCTGACAGTCATGCCAGTATGAAAAGTCTGTTGACCAGCAGGCCGGAGGACACCACACATAGCCGTCGCAGCAGAG GTATGGTCCAGAGCAGCTCCCCAGTCATGCCGCCAGCAGTGGGACCTTCCACTGCACCCTCTGAAGAATCCCCAGGCTCCAGTTTACCCAGTGACACATCAGATGAAATCATGGACTTGCTAGTGCAATCAGTGACCAAGAGCAATCCCCGAGCAGCTACAGCTCGAGAAAGGAAGCGTTCCCGTGGCAACCGTAAATCTT TGAGACGAACACTGAAGAGTGGACTTGGAGATGACCTGGTACAGGCGCTGGGTCTGAGCAAGACTCCTGGCCTGGAAGTGTGA